A window of the Spirochaetota bacterium genome harbors these coding sequences:
- the glmM gene encoding phosphoglucosamine mutase, whose amino-acid sequence MQDGLMKSVSGIRGIVGESLTPELILKVAAAFARYCRYGTVVVGRDSRITGEAIAGMTESALALYGCDVVDLGIVPTPTVQVMVEHLGASGGIVVSASHNPIEWNAFKLIGKSGTFLGQREMDKFFALMERNHPSKKWNSTGRILSLTDTANIHIERVLKTVDVEKIARRRFGVALDSVNGAGSLITQDLLSRLGCDIIPVHCEITGTFPRGAEPVAENLKDLCAIVKESGADIGFAQDPDADRLAIVDERGIPIGEEYTLALVAEHLLSKKPGRVVVNLSTTRAIEDIAKRHGSPFTRTRVGEINVVERMRKLGARIGGEGNGGVIAPDVHLGRDSLAGISYVLEMMAERGENVSRIVADLPRYIMKKGKVALPPGADTPSILSGIRNKFGKERISNIDGLRIDFVKDGPFRGGWVHLRSSNTEPIFRIIVEGRDENHAGEIYRHFSGMFS is encoded by the coding sequence ATGCAGGACGGACTGATGAAGAGCGTCTCCGGGATTCGCGGAATCGTCGGAGAAAGCCTCACGCCGGAGCTTATACTTAAAGTGGCCGCGGCCTTCGCGCGTTATTGCCGCTACGGAACTGTCGTTGTGGGGCGTGACAGCAGGATAACCGGCGAGGCGATAGCCGGCATGACCGAATCGGCGCTCGCGCTCTACGGATGCGATGTGGTGGACCTTGGAATAGTTCCCACTCCGACGGTTCAGGTGATGGTGGAACATCTTGGTGCGTCCGGAGGCATTGTCGTCTCGGCGTCACACAACCCGATCGAATGGAACGCGTTCAAGCTGATCGGTAAATCCGGTACCTTCCTGGGGCAGAGGGAAATGGACAAATTTTTCGCGCTTATGGAGCGCAATCACCCGTCTAAAAAATGGAATTCAACGGGCAGGATATTATCGCTCACCGATACCGCGAACATTCATATAGAACGAGTGCTTAAAACCGTTGATGTCGAAAAAATCGCACGACGACGTTTCGGGGTGGCGCTGGATTCAGTAAACGGTGCCGGTTCACTAATTACACAAGACCTCCTCTCGCGCCTGGGGTGCGATATCATACCGGTGCATTGCGAAATAACAGGCACGTTTCCGCGCGGCGCGGAACCGGTCGCCGAAAACCTCAAGGATCTCTGCGCGATCGTGAAGGAATCCGGCGCGGACATAGGTTTCGCGCAGGACCCGGATGCCGACAGGCTCGCGATCGTTGACGAACGGGGAATCCCGATCGGCGAGGAATACACTTTGGCCCTTGTAGCGGAACATTTGCTTTCGAAGAAGCCTGGCAGGGTTGTAGTCAACCTTTCGACGACGCGCGCGATCGAGGACATAGCAAAACGCCATGGATCGCCCTTCACACGTACCAGGGTGGGCGAGATAAACGTGGTCGAACGGATGCGCAAGTTGGGGGCCCGGATAGGGGGCGAAGGTAACGGTGGGGTGATCGCTCCGGACGTTCATCTTGGCAGGGACAGCCTGGCCGGCATCTCGTACGTGCTCGAGATGATGGCCGAACGTGGCGAGAACGTGTCGAGGATCGTCGCGGACCTCCCGCGCTATATCATGAAGAAGGGGAAGGTCGCCCTTCCGCCCGGCGCCGATACCCCTTCGATCCTTTCGGGCATCAGGAATAAGTTCGGGAAAGAGCGCATCAGCAATATAGACGGACTGCGGATAGATTTCGTAAAAGACGGACCTTTTCGGGGGGGGTGGGTACACCTGCGCTCATCAAACACCGAGCCGATTTTCAGAATTATCGTTGAGGGCAGGGACGAGAACCACGCCGGTGAGATTTATCGTCACTTCTCCGGCATGTTCAGTTAA
- the secA gene encoding preprotein translocase subunit SecA: protein MVDKILSIFFGTKHERDIKKLRPLIARINDLEPGIKALTADEMRAKTTEFRGRIEKGESLDEILPEAFALVREASIRTLGMRHFDVQMMGGAVLHQGKISEMKTGEGKTLVATLPVYLNALGGLGAHIVTVNDYLARRDAEWMGPIYRFLGLSVGVIQHDMDHGERQRSYGCDITYGTNNEFGFDYLRDNMVEHQSLKVQRVLNYCIVDEVDSILIDEARTPLIISGSTDESTKKYYLVNRIIPSLIEGEDYEVNEKDRNALLTEQGVKHVERLLKIDNLYDNVNIELVHHVNQALKAHTLFQRDVDYIVKEGQVVIVDEFTGRLMPGRRYSDGLHQALEAKENVTIARESQTLATVTFQNFFRMYKKLAGMTGTADTEAVEFRKIYGLDVVVVPTNEPMIRRDYPDRVYRTEREKFNAIVVEIDELRAKSQPVLVGTISIEKSEKLSNMLRQRGIPHNVLNAKYHEHEARIVAEAGRPAAVTIATNMAGRGTDIVLGGRRSYMDELESHVPVHDATVWSEFKLDTLAGRIDKMRSLVNGMIGQDKNKAEHVIRSAGEWIDNHNKVVDAGGLHILGTERHESRRIDNQLRGRSGRQGDPGSSRFYLSLEDDLMRIFGSERISAVMQRLGMEEGQEIESTMVSKAIANAQKRVEGRNFEIRKHLLEYDDVMNSQREYIYRERADLLEGEDISENIRNYIRSACEIGVEIYSDGKKHPEDWDLDAFKLWLKSTFLVGLDYNEVDPHKLSYKDFVAALQEKMLGEYRKKEEEVGPGPMRAVERMISLQVIDTKWREHLLAMDELRDGIWAVGYSERNPLVEYKLRAFESFNMMLERMRQDIVEFLMKVQIREKIEEEVEFKKIGEEFRHEIGQFGEGGIPLAPQPAQPRRKDDADMAPVTGGVKRKKTRRSRRN, encoded by the coding sequence ATGGTTGATAAGATTCTCAGTATATTTTTCGGAACGAAGCATGAGCGGGATATTAAAAAGCTCCGACCGCTGATTGCCCGCATCAACGACCTCGAGCCGGGGATTAAAGCGCTCACTGCCGACGAGATGAGGGCAAAGACCACGGAGTTCAGAGGGCGGATTGAAAAGGGCGAATCCCTTGACGAAATTCTACCGGAAGCCTTCGCGCTTGTCCGAGAAGCCTCGATCCGTACGCTGGGCATGCGCCATTTCGACGTTCAGATGATGGGCGGCGCCGTCCTGCACCAGGGTAAAATCTCGGAAATGAAGACGGGCGAGGGGAAAACGCTCGTGGCGACACTTCCAGTTTACCTAAATGCCCTCGGGGGCCTGGGGGCCCATATTGTAACCGTCAATGATTACCTTGCTCGTCGCGACGCCGAATGGATGGGTCCGATCTACCGATTCCTCGGGCTTAGCGTCGGTGTTATTCAACACGATATGGATCACGGGGAGCGCCAGCGTTCCTATGGCTGCGATATAACCTACGGCACCAACAACGAATTCGGCTTCGATTACCTGCGGGACAACATGGTTGAGCATCAAAGTCTCAAGGTGCAGCGCGTGCTTAATTACTGTATCGTGGACGAGGTTGACTCGATTCTTATCGACGAGGCGCGTACGCCGCTTATCATTTCGGGCTCGACTGACGAATCGACCAAAAAGTATTATCTGGTAAACAGAATCATTCCCAGCCTGATCGAAGGCGAAGATTACGAGGTAAACGAGAAGGACCGTAACGCGCTCCTTACCGAGCAGGGGGTAAAACACGTTGAGCGTCTGCTGAAAATCGACAACCTCTACGACAACGTAAACATTGAGCTGGTGCACCATGTCAATCAGGCGTTAAAAGCCCATACCCTGTTCCAGAGGGACGTCGATTATATCGTCAAGGAAGGGCAGGTTGTCATCGTGGACGAGTTCACCGGACGGCTGATGCCGGGGCGGCGCTACTCCGACGGCCTTCACCAGGCGCTGGAGGCGAAGGAAAACGTCACGATCGCCCGCGAAAGCCAGACGCTCGCCACGGTCACGTTCCAGAACTTTTTCAGGATGTACAAGAAACTGGCCGGCATGACCGGTACGGCCGATACCGAGGCGGTGGAGTTCAGAAAGATATACGGACTGGACGTGGTGGTCGTACCAACCAACGAGCCGATGATTCGCAGGGATTATCCCGACCGCGTATACCGTACCGAACGTGAAAAATTCAACGCGATCGTCGTTGAAATAGATGAACTCAGGGCAAAGTCACAGCCCGTTCTGGTGGGAACCATCTCCATCGAAAAATCGGAGAAGCTCTCCAATATGCTTCGCCAGCGGGGCATACCGCATAATGTTCTCAACGCGAAATATCACGAGCACGAGGCCCGGATTGTGGCGGAGGCCGGAAGGCCCGCGGCCGTGACGATCGCAACCAACATGGCCGGCCGCGGCACGGATATAGTGCTGGGCGGCAGGCGCTCTTATATGGATGAGCTGGAAAGCCATGTCCCCGTGCACGACGCGACGGTCTGGAGCGAGTTCAAACTCGATACTCTCGCCGGAAGGATTGACAAAATGCGTTCTCTTGTCAACGGAATGATAGGGCAGGATAAAAACAAGGCCGAGCATGTTATTCGTTCAGCGGGTGAATGGATAGACAACCACAATAAAGTGGTCGATGCGGGTGGACTTCATATACTCGGCACCGAGCGGCATGAATCTCGCCGCATCGACAACCAGCTCCGCGGGCGGTCCGGTCGTCAGGGTGACCCGGGCTCCTCGAGGTTCTATCTATCGCTCGAAGACGACCTGATGCGTATTTTTGGTTCTGAGCGCATATCCGCTGTTATGCAGCGGCTGGGCATGGAGGAAGGCCAGGAAATTGAAAGCACCATGGTCTCCAAGGCGATTGCAAACGCTCAGAAACGCGTTGAGGGCCGCAATTTCGAAATACGAAAACACCTGCTCGAGTACGATGACGTGATGAACTCCCAGCGCGAATACATCTATCGCGAGCGCGCCGATCTCCTTGAGGGAGAGGATATATCGGAAAACATACGAAATTATATACGGAGTGCATGCGAGATCGGGGTGGAAATTTATTCAGATGGTAAAAAGCACCCTGAAGACTGGGACCTCGACGCTTTTAAGTTATGGCTAAAGAGCACCTTTCTGGTTGGTCTTGATTATAACGAGGTGGATCCGCACAAGCTTTCGTACAAGGACTTCGTAGCTGCGCTCCAGGAGAAGATGCTCGGTGAATACCGTAAGAAAGAAGAAGAAGTCGGGCCCGGTCCCATGCGGGCCGTTGAAAGGATGATATCGCTGCAGGTAATAGACACGAAATGGCGTGAGCACCTTCTCGCGATGGACGAACTGCGTGACGGGATATGGGCGGTAGGCTATAGCGAGCGTAATCCGCTGGTAGAATATAAACTTCGCGCTTTCGAGTCCTTCAACATGATGCTCGAGCGTATGCGACAGGATATCGTCGAGTTTCTCATGAAGGTGCAAATAAGAGAGAAAATAGAGGAAGAGGTCGAATTCAAAAAAATAGGGGAGGAATTTCGTCACGAGATAGGCCAGTTCGGCGAAGGTGGCATCCCGCTTGCGCCGCAGCCGGCGCAGCCGAGGCGGAAAGACGACGCCGACATGGCTCCGGTTACGGGCGGAGTGAAACGCAAGAAGACGCGCCGGAGCCGACGGAACTGA
- the proB gene encoding glutamate 5-kinase: MPRKGILKGVKRIVVKIGTSLITEEGKISRRCIERLVGDIAALIEQKYQVVVVTSGAISAGAGALEKKRENLSIPEKQAMAAVGQSILMDEYRKCFHKHGRTIGQILLTEDDVKHRRRFLNARHTFNALIEMGVVPVVNENDSVAVKEIRFGDNDTLSAHVANIVEAGLLIILSDVEGFYRELTDEIPLEEVRIIDEDVRRRAGGTGSAHGTGGMATKIKAAEIIMKSGELMLIANGRRPGVLPALLRGERIGTLFTGGKNHMRSRKRWIAFNMKSSGVITIDGGAVSALVGSNKSLLASGVIDVTGKFNQGDAVDVMDANGTAIGKGISNYSAAELGLIKGKKTREIRGILSGTYYKEVINRDDMIIYDVI; encoded by the coding sequence ATGCCGCGCAAGGGGATACTCAAAGGCGTCAAGCGGATAGTCGTCAAGATCGGCACGTCCCTGATAACCGAAGAAGGAAAGATATCCCGGCGATGCATCGAACGTCTTGTCGGCGATATCGCGGCACTGATCGAGCAAAAATACCAGGTGGTGGTGGTAACCTCCGGGGCCATAAGCGCGGGTGCCGGAGCCCTTGAGAAAAAGCGCGAAAACCTCAGTATCCCGGAAAAGCAGGCAATGGCCGCCGTAGGCCAGAGTATCCTTATGGACGAGTACCGCAAATGTTTCCATAAGCATGGCCGTACGATTGGGCAGATTCTTTTGACCGAGGACGATGTAAAGCACCGGCGGCGTTTTCTTAACGCGCGTCACACCTTCAACGCGCTCATTGAAATGGGAGTTGTGCCGGTAGTAAACGAAAACGATTCGGTCGCGGTCAAGGAGATCAGGTTCGGCGATAATGACACGCTTTCGGCGCATGTTGCGAACATAGTCGAGGCCGGTCTTCTGATCATCCTGTCCGACGTTGAGGGCTTTTACAGGGAATTGACCGATGAAATTCCACTCGAGGAGGTTCGAATAATTGACGAGGATGTCCGGCGTCGTGCCGGAGGAACGGGGAGCGCGCACGGCACGGGGGGCATGGCGACTAAAATAAAGGCGGCCGAAATAATCATGAAATCCGGGGAGCTTATGCTTATCGCAAACGGTAGAAGACCCGGTGTGCTCCCGGCGCTTTTGCGAGGGGAGCGAATCGGGACCCTCTTCACGGGTGGTAAAAACCACATGCGGAGCCGCAAGCGATGGATTGCCTTCAATATGAAATCTTCCGGGGTTATAACCATCGATGGTGGAGCGGTCAGCGCCCTCGTTGGAAGTAATAAATCGCTCCTTGCCTCGGGGGTCATCGACGTTACCGGAAAGTTCAATCAGGGAGACGCGGTCGACGTTATGGACGCAAACGGGACCGCTATCGGCAAGGGGATAAGCAATTACAGCGCGGCCGAGTTGGGCCTGATCAAGGGGAAAAAGACCCGAGAAATTCGCGGAATATTGAGCGGGACCTATTACAAGGAAGTCATCAACCGTGATGATATGATAATCTACGATGTGATATAG
- the obgE gene encoding GTPase ObgE, protein MAKFTDSISINVRAGKGGAGAVSFFREKCVPKGGPDGGDGGKGGDVYIETRNSYYNLSHFFKDRIYKAENGQPGMGNNKSGRRGADLVIKVPPGTEVFDDESGEILFDLTEEGPAMLLAAGGIGGKGNAFFKSPTNQTPRFAQPGMPGEEKRVRLNLKLIADVGLVGLPNAGKSTLLSKLTNAKPKIADYPFTTLIPNLGVVQRADGTSIRLADIPGIIEGAHRGLGLGLSFLRHIERVRVILFLIDITAEDPVYALQLLRSELETYNPEMLSRPSAVLLSKVDLADESDVLRMESLFKDERVIPVSSISGLNLDRLINVIEELME, encoded by the coding sequence GTGGCCAAATTCACCGATTCTATCTCTATAAATGTTCGCGCCGGTAAAGGCGGTGCGGGAGCGGTATCATTTTTCAGGGAAAAATGCGTTCCAAAAGGCGGACCGGACGGAGGCGATGGCGGCAAAGGCGGTGACGTATACATTGAGACCCGGAATTCATATTACAATCTATCCCACTTTTTCAAGGACAGGATTTACAAAGCCGAAAACGGACAGCCTGGAATGGGAAACAACAAGAGCGGCAGGCGCGGTGCCGATCTTGTGATTAAAGTTCCGCCCGGTACGGAAGTATTCGACGATGAATCGGGGGAGATACTCTTCGACCTTACGGAGGAAGGGCCCGCGATGCTGCTTGCGGCGGGAGGAATCGGCGGCAAGGGGAACGCCTTTTTTAAATCTCCCACAAACCAAACGCCGCGTTTCGCGCAGCCTGGTATGCCTGGAGAAGAGAAACGCGTACGGCTTAACCTCAAGCTCATAGCCGATGTCGGCCTTGTCGGGCTGCCCAATGCGGGAAAATCCACGCTGCTGTCAAAACTCACAAACGCCAAACCAAAAATCGCGGATTATCCGTTTACAACCCTTATCCCAAACCTGGGGGTCGTGCAAAGAGCCGACGGCACAAGTATACGGCTTGCCGATATTCCGGGAATAATAGAGGGCGCTCACAGGGGTCTGGGGCTCGGCCTTTCTTTCCTGCGGCATATCGAGCGCGTCAGGGTCATACTGTTTCTGATCGACATCACCGCCGAAGATCCCGTATATGCGCTGCAATTACTGCGATCGGAGCTTGAAACCTATAATCCGGAAATGCTGTCTCGTCCCTCCGCGGTCCTCCTGAGCAAGGTCGACCTGGCGGATGAGAGTGATGTACTGCGGATGGAGTCACTGTTTAAAGACGAAAGGGTTATTCCGGTTTCGTCGATAAGCGGGCTGAATCTCGACAGGCTGATCAACGTTATAGAAGAACTTATGGAGTAG
- the rpmA gene encoding 50S ribosomal protein L27, protein MAHKKGGGSTRNGRDSQSKRLGVKRFGGQLVKSGTIIVRQRGTKIHPGNNVGKGGDDTLFATIDGVIKFEFVNKTRKRVSVYPAS, encoded by the coding sequence ATGGCTCATAAGAAAGGCGGCGGTTCGACAAGAAACGGAAGAGACTCGCAGTCGAAGCGGCTGGGTGTCAAAAGATTCGGCGGTCAGCTCGTGAAAAGCGGAACGATAATCGTGCGACAGCGCGGTACGAAAATACATCCGGGCAATAATGTCGGCAAAGGCGGCGATGATACGCTCTTCGCGACAATCGACGGGGTAATAAAGTTCGAGTTTGTCAACAAAACGAGGAAAAGGGTTTCCGTATATCCGGCTTCCTGA
- a CDS encoding ribosomal-processing cysteine protease Prp, with translation MVRVILDSRGAVSWHDAAGIDELGIRIEGHAGLGSKGTDVVCAGISAIVQAAVVGITKVAGIQQDVVQDEGLLETRIALVGVPESRKKALVIIVETMFAGLREIEREYPGSLEISIR, from the coding sequence GTGGTTCGGGTTATTCTGGATAGCCGCGGCGCCGTTTCATGGCACGACGCGGCTGGCATCGATGAGCTGGGAATCAGAATAGAAGGACACGCGGGGCTTGGCTCGAAGGGAACGGACGTTGTTTGCGCGGGTATTTCGGCGATTGTGCAGGCCGCGGTTGTAGGAATAACGAAGGTTGCCGGGATACAACAGGACGTCGTACAGGATGAGGGTTTACTTGAAACGAGGATAGCGCTTGTTGGCGTTCCCGAGTCCCGAAAGAAGGCGCTTGTAATTATTGTCGAAACGATGTTTGCGGGATTGAGGGAGATTGAAAGAGAATACCCCGGAAGTCTCGAAATAAGTATACGATAG
- the rplU gene encoding 50S ribosomal protein L21, giving the protein MYAIVEIGGKQYKVEKDMVLNVDRTLQGKTDKLAIEKVLMIVDGERIMVGRPYLSNVKVSAAILKEINGKKVRGIKFKRRKNYTRTLGFRPRYLQVKIQDLVIK; this is encoded by the coding sequence ATGTATGCGATAGTTGAAATAGGCGGAAAGCAATACAAGGTCGAAAAAGACATGGTTTTAAATGTCGACCGGACGCTCCAGGGCAAAACCGACAAGCTCGCCATCGAGAAGGTGCTCATGATCGTAGATGGAGAGAGAATCATGGTCGGTCGGCCGTATCTGAGCAATGTGAAGGTTTCGGCCGCGATTCTTAAAGAGATAAACGGGAAAAAGGTCCGCGGGATCAAGTTTAAAAGAAGAAAGAATTATACCCGCACCCTTGGTTTTCGCCCGCGTTATCTTCAGGTAAAGATACAGGACCTCGTTATCAAGTAA
- the dgcA gene encoding diguanylate cyclase DgcA: protein MNDEKKYDVEIKLPIEIEQYERKIYDLKQLIEIGKGLNSTLDYNKLIESILLTCMGQMQLFKAGIFLKKTIGSDAYVLHRNYKGFELDHTVEYEIPVDSKLIAFLEQKLRCFTMNELAAIFGDDPVMDTMNVIMPILVVPLQSKGKLNGIIVLGERINEQTFTESEKEYMLNISTLAGIAIQNSYLYEMATTDMMTRLKIHHYFQAALIEERERAVRQKTPLSLIMIDIDHFKKFNDEHGHTCGDEVLKNVANIVMQNVRQIDLAARYGGEEFSVVLPGTTRDVAIIVAERIRINVEKSEVQCDGETLGVTISLGIAEFKPSVDKDNKSFIERADKALYLSKATGRNRVSFL from the coding sequence ATGAACGATGAAAAAAAGTATGACGTTGAAATCAAGCTGCCGATCGAAATAGAACAGTACGAGCGGAAAATTTATGATCTCAAGCAGCTCATAGAAATAGGGAAAGGCCTCAACTCGACCCTGGACTACAACAAGCTCATCGAATCGATCCTGCTTACCTGCATGGGGCAGATGCAGCTGTTCAAGGCCGGCATTTTTCTAAAAAAGACCATCGGCTCCGACGCGTACGTCCTCCACCGGAATTATAAAGGTTTTGAACTCGACCACACCGTCGAATATGAAATACCTGTCGATTCAAAACTCATAGCGTTTCTTGAACAGAAGCTCCGCTGCTTCACGATGAACGAACTTGCCGCGATTTTCGGCGATGATCCGGTCATGGACACCATGAACGTGATCATGCCCATACTGGTCGTGCCGCTGCAGTCCAAAGGAAAGCTGAATGGTATCATCGTTCTCGGTGAGAGGATCAACGAACAAACGTTTACGGAATCTGAAAAGGAATACATGCTCAATATATCCACCCTTGCGGGGATCGCCATACAAAACTCATACCTGTATGAAATGGCTACCACGGATATGATGACCAGGCTGAAGATACACCATTATTTCCAGGCCGCGCTCATAGAGGAGCGGGAGCGGGCGGTCCGCCAGAAGACGCCGCTGTCGCTAATTATGATAGATATAGACCATTTTAAAAAATTCAACGACGAGCACGGTCATACCTGCGGTGACGAGGTCCTTAAAAATGTAGCGAATATAGTCATGCAGAACGTGCGGCAAATAGACCTTGCCGCCCGCTACGGCGGCGAGGAATTCTCGGTGGTGCTTCCCGGCACAACGCGTGACGTCGCCATAATAGTCGCGGAGCGAATACGCATAAATGTGGAGAAGTCAGAGGTGCAATGCGATGGCGAAACACTGGGTGTTACGATTTCGCTCGGCATTGCAGAATTCAAGCCTTCCGTCGATAAAGATAATAAAAGCTTCATCGAACGGGCGGATAAGGCGTTGTATCTATCGAAGGCAACCGGAAGGAACAGGGTCTCGTTTTTATAG
- the hisA gene encoding 1-(5-phosphoribosyl)-5-[(5-phosphoribosylamino)methylideneamino]imidazole-4-carboxamide isomerase: MLVIPAIDIKNGKCVRLEQGDPEKETIYSNDPVAMALEFQRMGAKLIHVVDLDGAFEGRPVNIDIVMSIQKSLTIPIEIGGGIRDLEAVRTYLNAGITRIILGTAVLEGDPKAIVERYGSFIVAGVDAKNSMVATRGWKNITSVAAVDLIKELKKMGLVEFIYTDISTDGMLGGPNIQAMENILDEVGRISLIASGGVSSIEDIERLAALVPRGLKGCIVGKAIYDGRVNAAEALAMG; the protein is encoded by the coding sequence ATGCTCGTAATACCCGCAATCGATATTAAAAACGGCAAATGCGTCCGCCTTGAACAGGGTGATCCGGAAAAAGAAACGATATATTCGAACGATCCCGTCGCGATGGCGCTTGAATTCCAGCGAATGGGGGCCAAGCTTATTCATGTCGTAGACCTGGACGGCGCCTTCGAGGGTAGGCCGGTCAACATCGATATTGTTATGTCGATTCAAAAATCGCTCACCATTCCAATCGAAATCGGCGGGGGGATTCGCGATTTAGAGGCGGTGCGGACATACCTCAACGCCGGAATTACGCGAATCATACTCGGGACGGCCGTGCTGGAGGGAGACCCGAAGGCGATCGTAGAGCGGTATGGAAGTTTTATCGTCGCCGGAGTTGATGCGAAAAACTCCATGGTGGCGACCCGGGGCTGGAAAAACATTACCAGCGTGGCGGCGGTTGACCTGATTAAAGAGTTGAAAAAAATGGGCCTTGTGGAGTTCATTTATACGGATATTTCCACCGACGGGATGCTTGGCGGACCGAACATACAGGCGATGGAAAACATACTCGATGAGGTGGGCCGTATTTCGCTGATCGCGTCGGGCGGTGTATCGTCGATAGAGGATATAGAGCGTCTTGCGGCCCTTGTCCCGCGTGGACTGAAGGGCTGCATTGTAGGTAAGGCGATTTACGACGGGCGCGTTAACGCCGCGGAAGCGCTGGCGATGGGTTGA
- the hisH gene encoding imidazole glycerol phosphate synthase subunit HisH, translating into MITVVDYGMGNLRSVVKAVEKYTTDVRVSSDPESIRSSDGLVMPGDGAFGMAMQHLVEKGWVSPLREFIAAGGYFLGICLGYQLLFESSAEFGHNRGLGVIPGRVVRFESTRLKVPHMGWNSVELSGSSQFLAGIDQGSYFYFIHSYYPTVDDTEWILGEVEYGVRFPCIVGRGNLVATQFHPEKSHRTGLRIVENFVRAVCS; encoded by the coding sequence ATGATCACGGTCGTTGATTATGGGATGGGAAATCTACGCTCCGTGGTAAAAGCCGTCGAAAAGTACACCACGGACGTGCGTGTTTCAAGCGATCCTGAATCGATACGCTCGTCGGACGGGCTCGTTATGCCCGGTGACGGGGCGTTCGGAATGGCGATGCAGCACCTTGTGGAGAAGGGGTGGGTTTCGCCGCTCAGAGAGTTTATTGCAGCCGGTGGATACTTCTTGGGAATATGTTTGGGATACCAGCTTCTGTTCGAATCGAGCGCGGAATTCGGTCATAATCGCGGTCTTGGTGTCATTCCAGGCAGGGTGGTACGATTTGAATCCACCCGGCTGAAGGTGCCCCACATGGGCTGGAACAGCGTCGAGTTGAGCGGAAGCTCTCAATTTCTGGCGGGGATAGACCAGGGCAGTTACTTTTATTTTATTCACAGCTATTATCCGACCGTCGATGACACCGAGTGGATTCTCGGCGAGGTGGAATATGGCGTACGTTTCCCCTGCATCGTCGGGAGGGGAAACCTGGTCGCAACGCAGTTTCATCCCGAGAAAAGTCACCGGACAGGCCTGAGGATAGTCGAAAATTTTGTGAGGGCGGTATGCTCGTAA
- the hisB gene encoding imidazoleglycerol-phosphate dehydratase HisB, with protein MRKAEIKRKTSETDVAIRLVLDSAEKSSISTGVPFFDHMLDATARHGHIFLEIACTGDYKLDDHHTVEDTGICFGKALRKALGEKAGIERFGQAVIPMDDALAMSVVDLSGRSYFKYTGPELSGYINRYSEELTMEFLRSFSANAEINLHVLLYYGDNRHHIHEAVFKSLGVALRRACTIQPDYGDVVPSTKGTIS; from the coding sequence ATGAGAAAAGCGGAAATAAAACGGAAGACGTCGGAGACCGATGTAGCCATACGGCTGGTGCTCGACTCCGCTGAAAAATCGAGTATCAGTACGGGCGTGCCCTTTTTCGATCATATGCTCGATGCCACGGCGCGTCACGGCCATATCTTTCTCGAAATAGCCTGCACCGGGGATTATAAGCTGGACGATCATCACACCGTCGAGGATACGGGGATATGCTTCGGCAAGGCGCTCAGGAAGGCACTCGGCGAAAAGGCCGGAATCGAACGCTTCGGGCAGGCCGTGATTCCCATGGATGATGCGCTGGCGATGAGTGTAGTGGATCTGTCGGGGCGCTCTTATTTTAAATACACGGGTCCTGAACTGAGCGGATACATCAACCGGTACAGTGAAGAACTGACGATGGAATTTCTCAGGTCATTCTCGGCGAACGCGGAGATCAACCTGCACGTTTTGCTGTATTACGGCGACAATCGTCACCACATCCACGAGGCGGTCTTCAAATCGCTGGGCGTGGCGTTGCGGCGGGCATGTACCATCCAGCCGGACTATGGGGATGTCGTCCCCTCGACAAAGGGGACCATTTCATGA